The following coding sequences lie in one Chryseobacterium culicis genomic window:
- a CDS encoding helix-turn-helix domain-containing protein, with translation MSFFGTNIKKIRQVKGISQKAFAGLLDLNRGVISSYEEGRAEPKIETILKVAHHFNLNLDQLLTESLQAEQLVSVSDTDQLMLFPELEILNNKEEQTKTEKNNPNTSILQKILAAVDLVYEFTPEKHLLAHYQYGDVLFLNKADIHTEHFNNLLVHTNGNLHYAIDNQTLNRNNQEYYNIVGYISMTEKNIFTGIFERLERLESKGQFI, from the coding sequence ATGAGCTTCTTTGGAACGAATATTAAGAAAATAAGGCAGGTAAAAGGAATTAGCCAAAAAGCATTTGCAGGCCTTCTTGATCTGAACAGAGGTGTGATAAGCTCTTATGAAGAAGGCCGTGCCGAACCTAAGATTGAAACGATATTAAAAGTAGCCCATCATTTTAACCTGAATCTTGATCAATTACTGACTGAATCTTTACAGGCAGAGCAATTAGTAAGTGTTTCTGACACGGATCAGCTTATGTTGTTTCCGGAATTAGAGATCCTGAATAACAAAGAAGAACAGACAAAAACAGAGAAAAATAATCCCAACACCTCAATACTGCAAAAAATATTAGCAGCCGTTGATCTCGTATATGAATTCACTCCTGAAAAACACCTGCTTGCCCACTATCAATATGGTGATGTTTTATTTTTAAATAAGGCTGATATACATACAGAGCACTTCAATAACTTATTAGTTCACACCAATGGAAACCTTCATTATGCAATTGATAATCAAACATTAAACAGAAATAATCAGGAATATTATAATATTGTTGGATACATTTCAATGACAGAAAAAAATATATTTACAGGCATCTTTGAAAGGTTGGAGAGGCTGGAAAGTAAAGGACAATTTATTTAA
- the aat gene encoding leucyl/phenylalanyl-tRNA--protein transferase, translating to MVRLDENEISFPDPELYEGHEGVVAFGGDLSVERIWFAYQLGIFPWYNPGEEILWWCPDPRFVLVPEELKVSKSMRKILNRNIFTFSENKSFREVIRNCQQATRKGQSGTWLSEELMNSFIKLHEYGLAKSFEVWQEGELVGGFYGLQIGNVFCGESMFAKVSNASKAGFIHFVENNKDRIELIDCQSHTEHLESLGAKMIPKKEFLKILHENNERR from the coding sequence ATGGTCCGATTAGACGAAAATGAGATTTCATTTCCTGACCCTGAGCTGTATGAGGGTCATGAAGGGGTGGTTGCTTTTGGAGGCGACCTATCTGTAGAACGCATTTGGTTTGCTTATCAACTGGGTATTTTTCCCTGGTACAATCCCGGAGAAGAAATCCTCTGGTGGTGCCCTGATCCGAGATTTGTTCTGGTTCCGGAAGAATTAAAGGTTTCAAAATCAATGAGAAAGATCCTGAACAGAAATATTTTTACTTTCTCAGAGAATAAGAGTTTCAGAGAAGTGATCAGAAACTGTCAGCAGGCGACCCGCAAAGGACAGTCAGGAACATGGCTTTCCGAAGAACTGATGAATTCTTTTATCAAGCTTCATGAATATGGCCTGGCCAAGAGCTTTGAAGTCTGGCAGGAGGGAGAACTTGTAGGCGGCTTTTACGGATTACAGATTGGGAATGTCTTTTGTGGTGAAAGCATGTTTGCAAAAGTAAGCAATGCATCCAAAGCTGGGTTTATCCATTTCGTAGAAAACAACAAAGACAGAATAGAATTAATTGACTGTCAATCCCATACAGAACATCTTGAAAGTTTAGGAGCAAAAATGATTCCTAAAAAAGAATTTCTAAAAATCTTACACGAAAATAATGAACGCAGATAA
- a CDS encoding DMT family transporter: protein MNADKEKWVLLVILSIIWGSSFILIKKSLEHFNPYQVGSLRVLIAGIILLPVAISNYKLFPKKHLKWLILAAFTGNFIPMFLFPIAETEISSSIAGIINSMMPIFVIIVGALVWKFETTKKQIIGTLISFTGVCILAFGGGDSGDLKMIPILLLLLATLCYALSTTTVKSKLMEVSSTVLSAFVFSFVLLFPSIIALTSTGFFSEFSFSKDNLLGLMFVSLLSIFGTGLAMTMNYRLLKVSSPLFASTVTLVMPIVAIIWGILDGEKLTYLQFIGAGIIIGGLIFLRTNQKK, encoded by the coding sequence ATGAACGCAGATAAAGAAAAATGGGTTCTTCTGGTTATCCTGAGTATTATCTGGGGATCATCCTTTATTTTAATCAAAAAATCACTGGAACATTTTAATCCGTATCAGGTAGGATCTTTAAGGGTTCTTATTGCAGGGATTATTTTGCTTCCTGTTGCTATTTCCAATTACAAACTTTTCCCTAAAAAGCATTTGAAATGGTTAATTCTGGCTGCCTTTACCGGAAACTTCATTCCTATGTTCCTGTTTCCAATTGCAGAAACTGAAATAAGCAGCAGTATTGCGGGGATTATCAATTCAATGATGCCTATTTTCGTCATTATTGTAGGCGCGCTGGTATGGAAATTCGAAACGACAAAAAAGCAGATTATAGGAACGTTAATAAGCTTCACCGGAGTCTGTATTCTTGCATTTGGAGGTGGTGACAGCGGGGATTTGAAAATGATTCCCATTCTGTTGTTATTATTGGCCACTTTATGTTATGCACTGAGTACTACAACGGTAAAATCGAAGCTTATGGAAGTTTCTTCTACTGTTTTATCGGCTTTTGTGTTCTCATTTGTGTTATTATTCCCCTCCATTATAGCTCTGACCTCCACTGGATTCTTTTCGGAATTTAGCTTTTCGAAGGATAATCTGCTGGGGCTTATGTTTGTCAGCCTCTTATCAATCTTCGGAACAGGTCTGGCAATGACCATGAATTATCGTTTGCTGAAAGTTTCTTCTCCTCTTTTTGCCTCTACAGTTACTTTAGTAATGCCTATTGTTGCTATTATCTGGGGGATTTTAGATGGCGAAAAACTAACGTATTTACAATTTATAGGAGCAGGAATTATCATTGGAGGACTGATCTTTTTGAGAACAAATCAAAAAAAATAA
- a CDS encoding LamG-like jellyroll fold domain-containing protein — protein MKTKLFSMAVVMSCFLGAQTKKVLFIGIDGCRADVMMSTPTPNIQNLISQSIYSVDGLCAATTWSGNGWSTMLTGVWHTKHNVQDNNFTSPNYVNYPDFLTRAETYNPSLRTVSLAHWSPINDKIIQNADVKTNLATDLAVKNAAITALQNDNPDILFVDFDDVDHAGHSYGFSSSIPQYVSSIKTTDTYIGEIVTAMKNRPSYNNEDWLVVLTTDHGAIESSHGGGNLSERNIFTVYSNPGFIPQQISKTILESNKTFNQLNFPAGTYAKPSNQAPFNFGATQDFTIEFWVKPNAAYSSDPVMISNKNWANGKNKGFVFSGYSGQTFKMNIGDGANRIDLVGGKVETNKWKHIAVSFDRDGLVTLYEDGVPVTFAKMNTIGNIDSGLPLTLNQDGTNAYGINLAASYKDVRIWKSALPNDVIVNWANQDITPSHPYYAQLVANWKCNGTSGNTLADSSPNTNNMTVTGSPTYNANTVNNFKVYDYTSTTRETDHFPTVLNWLCIPVQSSWGIDGINRIPACSKEILAAKDSKVIADDFKIYPNPVSTFIGVQYQSEDKEIKAEIIDSKGALVSTSHLQSSRGYYDEKINIGNLPTGVYFIKINGSKKSLTKTFIKK, from the coding sequence ATGAAAACAAAACTATTCTCAATGGCTGTTGTCATGAGCTGTTTCCTTGGAGCTCAGACCAAAAAAGTTCTTTTTATCGGTATTGACGGATGCCGTGCAGATGTCATGATGTCTACTCCCACTCCTAACATTCAAAACCTGATCAGTCAGTCGATTTATTCTGTTGATGGGCTTTGCGCTGCCACTACCTGGAGCGGAAACGGATGGAGTACGATGCTTACCGGCGTATGGCATACCAAGCATAATGTTCAGGACAATAATTTCACCAGTCCGAACTACGTCAATTATCCTGATTTTTTAACCAGAGCAGAAACTTACAATCCCAGCCTGAGAACTGTTTCTCTGGCACATTGGTCACCTATTAACGATAAGATTATACAGAATGCGGATGTAAAAACCAATCTGGCAACAGATCTTGCCGTGAAAAATGCAGCTATAACCGCTTTGCAGAATGACAACCCTGATATTCTCTTTGTAGATTTCGATGATGTAGATCATGCAGGACATTCTTATGGATTTTCATCAAGCATTCCTCAGTATGTATCTTCAATCAAAACAACAGATACTTATATCGGAGAAATTGTCACTGCTATGAAGAACAGACCTTCTTACAACAATGAAGACTGGCTGGTAGTACTCACTACAGACCACGGAGCAATAGAAAGCTCTCATGGTGGTGGAAATCTTTCCGAAAGAAACATTTTTACGGTATATTCCAATCCGGGATTTATTCCTCAGCAAATCAGCAAAACAATCCTTGAATCCAATAAGACATTCAATCAGTTGAATTTCCCTGCAGGAACCTATGCAAAACCATCTAACCAGGCTCCTTTCAATTTTGGTGCAACTCAGGATTTTACGATTGAGTTTTGGGTAAAACCTAATGCTGCCTACTCCAGTGATCCGGTAATGATCAGTAATAAAAACTGGGCTAATGGAAAAAATAAAGGATTTGTTTTTTCAGGGTATTCCGGACAGACTTTTAAAATGAATATTGGCGATGGAGCCAACAGAATTGATCTTGTTGGAGGAAAAGTGGAAACGAATAAATGGAAACATATCGCTGTCAGCTTTGACAGAGATGGTCTTGTAACACTGTATGAAGATGGTGTTCCGGTAACTTTTGCAAAAATGAATACCATCGGAAATATTGATTCCGGGCTTCCTTTAACCTTAAATCAGGATGGAACCAATGCTTATGGAATCAATCTGGCAGCTTCCTATAAAGATGTAAGAATCTGGAAATCTGCGCTTCCCAATGATGTCATCGTGAATTGGGCCAACCAGGATATTACACCTTCACATCCTTATTATGCTCAGCTAGTGGCCAATTGGAAATGTAATGGAACTTCCGGAAATACGTTGGCAGATTCAAGTCCAAACACCAATAACATGACTGTGACAGGTTCTCCGACTTATAATGCCAATACGGTCAACAATTTTAAGGTGTATGATTATACCTCAACGACAAGAGAAACAGATCACTTTCCTACCGTACTGAACTGGCTTTGTATTCCGGTGCAGTCTTCATGGGGAATTGATGGAATCAATAGAATTCCGGCATGTTCTAAAGAAATATTAGCGGCAAAAGATTCTAAGGTAATCGCTGATGATTTTAAAATTTATCCCAATCCTGTTTCAACATTCATTGGAGTTCAGTATCAATCTGAAGATAAGGAAATTAAAGCAGAAATCATCGACAGTAAAGGAGCATTGGTTTCAACGTCACATTTACAGTCTTCAAGAGGATATTACGATGAAAAAATCAATATTGGGAATCTTCCGACAGGTGTATATTTTATTAAAATTAACGGAAGTAAAAAATCACTGACCAAGACGTTCATCAAGAAATAA
- a CDS encoding HAD-IA family hydrolase yields the protein MKNIELLVLDMAGTTIDEDNVVYKTLTSAVNDYGYVVSLEKVLSSCAGMEKLEAITSLLREINGNEEDAPAIFENFSDQLKESYQNLEVKPINGTENFLLRMKSQNKKIVLNTGYTSEIAHQLLNKLNWKESIHFDALITADDVSESRPSPEMIHLAMKKFNITEANKVLKAGDSVIDIEEGKNAGCGLTVAVLSGAQSKAELEKAAPDYILNTISEAEGIL from the coding sequence ATGAAAAATATAGAATTATTAGTTCTGGATATGGCCGGAACAACAATTGACGAGGATAATGTAGTCTATAAAACACTTACCAGCGCTGTGAATGATTATGGCTATGTGGTAAGCCTTGAAAAAGTATTATCCAGCTGTGCCGGAATGGAAAAACTGGAAGCCATCACAAGTCTTTTAAGGGAAATCAATGGCAATGAGGAAGATGCTCCTGCTATTTTTGAGAATTTCTCTGATCAGCTTAAAGAGTCTTATCAAAACCTTGAGGTAAAACCCATTAACGGAACGGAAAACTTCCTGCTCCGTATGAAGTCTCAAAACAAAAAGATCGTGTTGAATACAGGATATACTTCTGAAATTGCTCATCAGCTTCTGAATAAACTCAACTGGAAAGAAAGTATTCATTTTGATGCCTTAATTACGGCAGATGATGTTTCAGAAAGCCGCCCAAGCCCAGAAATGATCCATCTTGCAATGAAGAAATTCAATATCACTGAGGCCAATAAGGTTTTAAAGGCAGGTGACTCTGTTATTGATATTGAAGAAGGCAAAAATGCAGGCTGCGGACTTACAGTAGCCGTTCTCTCCGGAGCACAAAGCAAAGCAGAGCTTGAAAAAGCAGCGCCCGATTATATTCTGAACACCATTTCTGAAGCAGAAGGTATTCTTTAA
- a CDS encoding TIGR03364 family FAD-dependent oxidoreductase yields the protein MTTKFDLLVVGGGILGTFHAYHALKKNLKVALLERNSIPLGATVRNFGQVVPSGMDLKWQNFGRESLAIYNELHTQADLTIRQNGSVYIASNDEELQLIEELYEINRNNDYESVLLSKGDCIKKFDGLRSDYCKGGLFFPQELSVDSADMIVKLHKLLQEKMGLQIFYNTTVLETREDDQKCTAVSAEGTEFNASKIIICGGHEFKTLYPNVFNDSDLEVSKLQMLQTKPQGIYSLQGNILTGLSVRRYESFSECPSFQKIKALEDPNSFEKKYGVHILFKQALDGSVIIGDSHEYADAKNADDLGYDLNMEIDEFMIHEAKKIIDLPTYEIQRRWFGIYSQCKTKDIFEHNPSANIHIITGIGGKGMTGSGGFSKFTIEKIYA from the coding sequence ATGACAACAAAATTTGATTTACTCGTTGTAGGAGGTGGAATTTTAGGAACATTCCACGCTTATCATGCGCTGAAGAAAAATCTTAAGGTAGCTTTACTGGAAAGAAATTCAATTCCTCTGGGGGCTACAGTAAGGAATTTCGGACAGGTAGTGCCTTCCGGAATGGATCTTAAATGGCAGAATTTCGGAAGAGAAAGTCTTGCAATATATAACGAACTTCATACCCAGGCAGATCTTACCATCAGACAAAACGGATCTGTTTATATTGCTTCGAATGATGAAGAACTTCAGCTGATTGAGGAGCTTTATGAAATCAACAGAAACAATGATTATGAATCTGTATTATTATCAAAAGGCGACTGTATCAAAAAGTTTGACGGTCTTCGTTCTGATTATTGTAAAGGAGGATTATTTTTCCCTCAGGAACTGTCTGTAGACTCTGCTGATATGATTGTAAAGCTTCACAAACTGCTGCAGGAAAAAATGGGATTGCAGATTTTCTACAACACAACCGTTTTAGAAACCAGAGAAGATGATCAGAAATGTACAGCTGTAAGCGCAGAGGGAACAGAATTCAATGCTTCCAAAATCATTATCTGTGGTGGTCATGAGTTCAAAACGTTGTACCCTAATGTATTCAATGACAGCGATCTGGAAGTCAGTAAGCTTCAGATGCTTCAGACCAAACCCCAGGGAATTTATTCACTTCAGGGAAATATTCTTACTGGTCTTTCGGTCAGAAGATACGAATCATTCAGTGAGTGTCCTTCTTTTCAGAAAATCAAGGCTTTAGAAGATCCCAACTCGTTTGAAAAGAAATACGGAGTTCATATTTTATTCAAGCAGGCGCTGGACGGTTCTGTCATCATAGGAGATTCTCATGAATATGCTGATGCTAAAAATGCTGATGACCTTGGCTATGATCTTAATATGGAGATTGATGAATTTATGATCCATGAGGCTAAGAAAATTATTGATCTTCCTACGTATGAAATTCAGAGAAGATGGTTCGGAATCTATTCTCAGTGCAAAACCAAAGATATTTTTGAACACAATCCATCTGCCAATATTCACATTATAACAGGTATCGGAGGGAAAGGAATGACGGGAAGCGGTGGTTTCTCGAAGTTTACTATTGAAAAAATTTACGCATAA
- a CDS encoding DUF5690 family protein: MARTINKKTVVTLKAAFAAFGVYFCMYGFRKPFTVASFEGLSYLGVDYKILIIIAQAVGYFISKFIGIKFISELKPQKRLTYLFVFIVIAELALLGFAAVPAPYNIIFMFINGIPLGMIWGIVFSYIEGRKTTEIIGLFLCSSFVVSSGFTKSVGKFLMDTFSISEFWMPFSAGLIFVIPLILFGLLLEKIPQPTEEDILLKNKREPLNGKERKALIQQFFVPIVCIIFLYICLTVLRDFRDNFNREIWDGLHFSFDSSIFTLTEIPIAVMVLLILSFMVKVKNNKKAFSYYHYILFAGILTVGLSTYLFQQGSLSPFLWMTISGFGMYICYIPFNGIYFDRMIAAFEIKGNVGFLIYIVDSFGYLGSVLVLLYKNFGSAQTSWLTFYINLNYIITITVLILSVVAFLAFRNKSKPKSNSNSNQFINFDTSKIL, from the coding sequence ATGGCCAGAACCATCAATAAAAAAACAGTAGTAACACTGAAAGCCGCTTTTGCTGCTTTTGGTGTTTACTTCTGCATGTACGGTTTTCGAAAACCTTTTACTGTAGCTTCTTTCGAAGGACTTTCCTATTTGGGAGTTGACTATAAGATTCTGATTATCATTGCTCAGGCAGTTGGGTATTTTATCTCAAAGTTTATCGGGATTAAATTTATTTCTGAACTGAAACCTCAGAAAAGACTCACTTATCTGTTTGTTTTTATTGTTATTGCAGAGCTTGCCCTGCTGGGATTTGCTGCCGTTCCTGCTCCATACAATATTATATTTATGTTCATCAATGGGATTCCGTTGGGAATGATCTGGGGAATTGTTTTCTCTTACATTGAGGGACGTAAAACCACGGAAATCATCGGCCTTTTTTTATGCTCGAGCTTTGTGGTTTCTTCAGGATTTACCAAATCTGTAGGGAAATTTCTGATGGATACTTTCTCCATTTCAGAATTCTGGATGCCATTTTCTGCCGGACTTATTTTCGTTATTCCTCTGATTCTTTTCGGATTGCTTCTTGAAAAGATTCCACAACCTACAGAAGAAGATATTTTGCTTAAAAACAAAAGAGAACCGTTGAATGGTAAGGAAAGAAAAGCGCTCATCCAGCAATTCTTTGTTCCCATTGTATGTATTATATTTTTGTACATCTGTTTAACCGTTTTAAGGGATTTCAGAGATAATTTCAACCGTGAGATCTGGGACGGACTGCATTTTAGTTTTGACAGCTCTATTTTCACCTTAACGGAAATACCTATCGCCGTAATGGTTCTGCTGATTTTAAGCTTTATGGTAAAAGTAAAAAACAATAAAAAAGCCTTTTCTTACTATCACTATATTCTTTTTGCGGGAATTCTTACGGTAGGACTTTCTACTTATCTGTTTCAGCAGGGTTCATTATCTCCGTTTTTATGGATGACAATTTCCGGCTTTGGAATGTACATCTGCTATATTCCTTTCAATGGAATCTATTTTGACCGGATGATTGCCGCTTTTGAGATCAAAGGAAATGTAGGTTTTCTGATCTATATTGTGGATTCTTTCGGGTATCTGGGAAGCGTTCTGGTTCTATTGTACAAAAACTTCGGATCAGCTCAGACCTCGTGGCTTACTTTTTATATCAATTTAAATTACATTATAACAATAACGGTTTTAATTCTTTCTGTGGTTGCTTTTCTGGCTTTCAGGAACAAATCAAAGCCGAAATCAAACTCAAACTCTAATCAATTCATCAATTTCGATACGTCGAAAATTTTATAA
- a CDS encoding PLP-dependent aminotransferase family protein, producing the protein MPKDVLYLKIANSVTEQIKSETLQFGDRLPSLRSAQKLYNVSLNTIKQAYMELESRSLVESRPKYGYYVSQTSQRKLALPSVAQMKVSEGKNTPQDLIDKVFGSIGGTDVTQFALGIPGKSLLPVAKMKKCMIDVMKRKSDSGTNYEPVQGSEILRREIAKWSMVMEGKITEDDLVITSGAMNAVYNCLMAVTQPGDSVAVESPVYFGILQAIQLLGLKAVEIPTHPITGVDLDALKKVLPKLSACCFVVNYNNPLGFQMPDENKKELVKMLTEYNVPLVEDDVYGNIYFGAGRPKPCKFYDEAGIVMWVGSVSKTLAPGFRVGWVAPGKFKEKIIRQKLVQTVSGPSLFSDVIADFLAHGRYDHHLRMFRKKLYANYLQIQKSVIEYFPDNTKISEPKGGFMLWLELDKRICTEDLYDIAVSQKVNFAPGRMFSQYNQYQNCMRLNYALEWTDRVESDLEKLGKMIKNRI; encoded by the coding sequence ATGCCTAAAGATGTTCTGTACCTTAAAATAGCCAATTCTGTCACAGAGCAGATCAAAAGTGAAACCCTGCAATTTGGAGACAGGCTGCCTTCACTGAGAAGTGCACAGAAATTATACAACGTGAGCCTGAATACGATAAAGCAAGCGTATATGGAGTTGGAAAGCCGTTCTCTTGTAGAATCGCGTCCGAAATACGGATATTATGTAAGCCAGACTTCCCAACGAAAACTGGCATTACCTTCTGTAGCACAGATGAAGGTTTCGGAAGGTAAAAATACTCCTCAGGATCTTATTGATAAAGTATTTGGGAGTATCGGAGGTACAGATGTTACGCAGTTCGCTCTGGGAATTCCGGGGAAGAGTCTTCTTCCGGTTGCCAAAATGAAGAAATGCATGATTGATGTGATGAAAAGGAAGAGTGACAGCGGAACCAATTATGAACCTGTGCAGGGAAGCGAAATTCTGCGTAGAGAAATCGCCAAATGGTCTATGGTAATGGAAGGGAAAATTACGGAAGACGATCTGGTTATTACTTCCGGAGCGATGAATGCTGTTTATAATTGTTTAATGGCCGTTACGCAACCAGGCGATTCTGTCGCAGTGGAAAGCCCTGTATATTTTGGAATTCTTCAGGCCATTCAGTTATTGGGATTGAAAGCTGTAGAAATTCCTACGCATCCTATTACAGGAGTGGATCTGGATGCTTTAAAAAAGGTCCTTCCGAAGCTCTCTGCATGCTGTTTTGTCGTGAATTATAATAATCCTTTAGGATTTCAGATGCCTGATGAGAACAAAAAAGAACTGGTGAAAATGCTTACCGAGTACAATGTTCCTTTGGTTGAAGATGATGTGTACGGAAACATCTATTTCGGAGCGGGAAGACCAAAGCCGTGTAAGTTTTACGATGAAGCAGGAATTGTGATGTGGGTAGGTTCGGTTTCCAAAACACTGGCTCCGGGTTTTAGAGTAGGATGGGTGGCTCCGGGAAAATTTAAGGAAAAAATTATCCGTCAGAAATTGGTTCAGACGGTGAGCGGACCTTCTTTGTTTTCAGATGTGATTGCGGATTTCCTGGCACACGGACGGTATGATCATCATTTGAGAATGTTCAGAAAAAAACTGTACGCGAACTACCTTCAGATCCAGAAGTCGGTGATTGAGTATTTTCCTGATAATACAAAGATTTCAGAACCCAAAGGAGGTTTTATGCTTTGGCTGGAACTTGATAAGAGAATTTGTACAGAAGATCTTTATGACATAGCTGTCAGCCAAAAAGTGAACTTTGCTCCGGGAAGAATGTTTTCACAATATAATCAGTATCAGAACTGTATGCGACTGAACTATGCCCTGGAATGGACTGATCGGGTGGAAAGCGATCTGGAGAAGTTGGGAAAAATGATAAAAAACAGAATTTAA
- a CDS encoding DUF3127 domain-containing protein, translating into MELQGTVKKLFDAQTFASGFQKREMVILTQEQYPQPINIEFLSDKISLLDNLKEGENVKVGINIRGREWVSPQGETKYFNSITGWRVEKVFENASEPTQAMPQQSASPVSNENPFAGDDDDDLPF; encoded by the coding sequence ATGGAATTACAAGGAACGGTAAAGAAACTTTTTGATGCTCAAACATTTGCGAGCGGGTTTCAAAAAAGAGAAATGGTTATTTTGACCCAGGAACAGTATCCACAGCCGATAAACATAGAATTTTTATCTGATAAAATCAGTTTATTAGATAACCTTAAAGAAGGAGAAAACGTAAAAGTAGGAATCAACATCAGAGGGAGAGAATGGGTTTCTCCTCAAGGTGAAACTAAATACTTCAACTCTATTACAGGTTGGAGAGTAGAGAAAGTTTTTGAAAACGCTTCAGAACCTACTCAGGCAATGCCTCAACAATCAGCATCTCCCGTTTCTAACGAGAATCCTTTTGCCGGAGACGATGATGATGATTTACCTTTTTAA
- a CDS encoding GNAT family N-acetyltransferase produces the protein MNDINNEVKIIAYDPQYKEAFKALNEEWIKTFFVMESGDYKLLDHPEEEILNKGGHIAFALLNGEVVGTCALVKTENNPLTFELSKMAVSPKAQGKKLGYLLGNALVEKAKELNAEKVFLVTNSILVPAIKLYEKLGFIHTPIGHAEYDRADVRMELIFNK, from the coding sequence ATGAATGATATCAATAATGAAGTAAAAATTATAGCGTATGACCCTCAGTATAAAGAAGCTTTCAAAGCTTTGAATGAAGAGTGGATCAAGACGTTCTTTGTAATGGAATCGGGAGATTATAAACTTCTGGATCATCCGGAAGAAGAGATTTTAAATAAAGGCGGACACATTGCTTTTGCTTTGCTGAATGGAGAAGTGGTAGGAACCTGTGCATTAGTAAAAACGGAGAACAATCCTCTTACTTTTGAACTGTCAAAGATGGCCGTAAGTCCCAAAGCACAAGGAAAAAAATTAGGATATCTGTTGGGAAATGCCTTGGTGGAAAAAGCGAAAGAATTGAATGCCGAAAAAGTCTTTTTAGTTACCAATTCTATTTTGGTTCCTGCTATTAAACTTTACGAAAAACTGGGCTTTATCCATACACCTATCGGTCATGCTGAGTACGACCGTGCAGATGTTAGAATGGAGTTGATTTTCAATAAATAA